In one Acidimicrobiia bacterium genomic region, the following are encoded:
- a CDS encoding AbrB/MazE/SpoVT family DNA-binding domain-containing protein, whose product MRVTEKGQVTIPKELRDELGIGAGSEVDFERSDDTIVIRKATDGPSRGRRLAERLRGRGDVAMTTDEIMALTRGG is encoded by the coding sequence ATGCGAGTCACGGAGAAGGGTCAGGTCACTATCCCCAAGGAGCTGCGCGACGAGCTCGGCATCGGGGCGGGCAGCGAGGTCGACTTCGAGCGGTCCGACGACACCATCGTGATCCGTAAGGCCACCGACGGCCCGTCCCGTGGGCGCCGGCTGGCGGAACGGCTGCGAGGCCGAGGTGACGTCGCCATGACGACCGATGAGATAATGGCGCTCACCCGAGGCGGCTGA
- a CDS encoding response regulator transcription factor: MAPDPLLVFPDPPPPLLAQTLDLAGHPWKAVGNVSIATQAEPADGWGGAVVCADEDPEGAFGICRALRKRDSSLEPVLLLVSGAQLAELEMREDLFDDFCLTPFHQKELEARLRHLFWRTGRGARPEIVEYGDLVLNLETYQAALSGKPLDLTYMEYELLKFFATHPGKVFTREQLLSRVWGYEYYGGARTVDVHVRRLRAKLGEEHASLIQTVRSVGYRFGTQRWTPGQ, from the coding sequence ATGGCACCCGATCCCTTACTCGTCTTCCCCGACCCACCGCCGCCTCTGCTCGCGCAGACCCTCGACCTTGCCGGTCATCCGTGGAAGGCGGTCGGCAACGTGTCGATTGCGACGCAGGCGGAGCCGGCCGACGGCTGGGGTGGGGCGGTGGTGTGCGCCGACGAAGACCCGGAAGGCGCGTTCGGCATCTGCCGCGCGCTGCGCAAGCGCGACAGCTCGCTCGAGCCCGTGCTGCTGCTCGTGTCCGGCGCGCAGCTTGCGGAGCTCGAGATGCGCGAAGACCTCTTCGACGACTTCTGCCTCACGCCGTTCCACCAGAAGGAGCTCGAGGCGCGCCTCCGGCACCTGTTCTGGCGGACCGGTCGGGGCGCACGTCCGGAGATCGTCGAGTACGGCGACCTCGTGCTCAACCTCGAGACCTACCAGGCCGCGCTGTCGGGCAAACCGCTCGACCTCACGTACATGGAGTACGAACTGCTGAAGTTCTTCGCTACGCATCCGGGCAAGGTGTTCACGCGCGAGCAGCTGCTGTCGCGCGTGTGGGGCTACGAGTACTACGGAGGCGCGCGCACGGTCGACGTGCACGTGCGACGGTTGCGGGCGAAGCTCGGCGAGGAGCACGCTAGTCTCATCCAGACGGTGCGGTCCGTCGGCTACCGCTTCGGCACCCAGCGCTGGACGCCCGGCCAGTAG
- the glnA gene encoding type I glutamate--ammonia ligase, giving the protein MLQDEVVDVVDVRFCDLPGLMQHFSIPAHELTEDVFDEGLGFDGSSIRGFQEIQESDMLLKPDPNTAIIDPFTKHKTLNINCFVEDPVTGESYTRDPRYIAKKAEDYLRGTGIADTAYFGPEAEFYIFDSAVYDQNQYSGFYYLDSIEGAWNAGRERELDGSPNLGYKIRYKEGYFPVPPMDQYQDLRSEMLLTLEQVGIPIEVQHHEVGTAGQAEIDMRFDSLAAMADKLMLYKYVVKNVARRAGKSVTFMPKPLFQDNGSGMHVHQSLWKGGEPLFFDEKGYAGLSDLARWYIGGLLVHAPSLLALTAPTTNSYKRLVPGYEAPVNLVYSQRNRSAAVRIPLYSKSPKAKRLEFRCPDPSCNPYLAFPAMLMAGLDGIQNRIEPPAPLDRDLYDLPPEDLAKVPQVPGSLPEVLDALENDHEYLLAGGVFTPDVIETWVEYKRVNEVDAIRLRPHPWEFALYYDI; this is encoded by the coding sequence ATGTTGCAGGACGAGGTCGTCGACGTCGTCGACGTGCGATTCTGTGACCTACCCGGTCTCATGCAGCACTTCTCGATTCCCGCCCATGAGCTCACGGAGGACGTCTTCGACGAGGGCCTCGGCTTCGACGGTTCGTCGATTCGCGGCTTCCAGGAGATCCAGGAATCCGACATGCTCCTCAAGCCGGACCCCAACACCGCGATCATCGACCCGTTCACGAAGCACAAGACGCTGAACATCAACTGCTTCGTCGAGGACCCGGTGACCGGCGAGTCGTACACGCGCGACCCGCGCTACATCGCGAAGAAGGCAGAGGACTACCTGCGCGGCACCGGCATCGCCGACACCGCGTACTTCGGTCCCGAAGCGGAGTTCTACATCTTCGACTCTGCGGTCTACGACCAGAACCAGTACTCGGGCTTCTACTACCTCGACTCGATCGAGGGCGCGTGGAACGCGGGACGCGAGCGTGAGCTCGACGGCAGCCCGAACCTCGGTTACAAGATCCGGTACAAGGAGGGGTACTTCCCCGTCCCACCGATGGACCAGTACCAGGACCTCCGCTCCGAGATGCTCCTCACGCTCGAGCAGGTCGGTATCCCGATCGAGGTGCAGCACCACGAAGTGGGCACGGCAGGTCAGGCCGAGATCGACATGCGCTTCGACTCGCTGGCAGCGATGGCCGACAAGCTCATGCTCTACAAGTACGTCGTCAAGAACGTCGCGCGTCGTGCGGGCAAGAGCGTCACCTTCATGCCGAAGCCTCTCTTCCAGGACAACGGGTCCGGTATGCACGTGCACCAGTCGCTCTGGAAGGGCGGTGAGCCCCTCTTCTTCGACGAGAAGGGCTACGCCGGACTGTCCGACCTCGCGCGGTGGTACATCGGCGGTCTGCTCGTGCACGCCCCGTCGCTGCTCGCGCTGACGGCTCCGACGACGAACTCCTACAAGCGTCTCGTGCCGGGATACGAGGCGCCGGTGAACCTCGTGTACTCGCAGCGGAACCGCTCCGCCGCGGTGCGCATCCCGCTCTACTCGAAGAGCCCGAAGGCGAAGCGGCTCGAGTTCCGCTGCCCCGACCCGTCGTGCAACCCGTACCTCGCGTTCCCGGCGATGCTCATGGCCGGGCTCGACGGGATCCAGAACCGCATCGAGCCACCCGCGCCGCTCGACCGCGACCTCTACGACCTGCCCCCCGAGGACTTGGCGAAGGTGCCACAGGTGCCGGGCTCGCTCCCGGAGGTGCTCGACGCGCTCGAGAACGACCACGAGTACCTGCTCGCGGGTGGTGTGTTCACACCCGACGTGATCGAGACGTGGGTCGAGTACAAGCGGGTCAACGAGGTCGACGCAATCCGCCTACGCCCGCACCCCTGGGAGTTCGCCCTCTACTACGACATCTAG
- a CDS encoding amidohydrolase family protein codes for MERFVVISADCHAVGRPDDFTPYLESKYFDAYAESWDRRAEFAEGRAKASEEGGLLFSRETLDEYHGHEETEAVAGGTAGQWDSERRIKELEDDGVVGEVVFPNGGPFVSGRGGEPYSRELRTAGLLAYNRWLADFCAQAKGRRAGIAQLPIHDIDLAVAEIQTAAAAGLKGVSVPILFDDAEAAPLYHERYEPLWAACAAQGMPVHVHGGAGPDYGGGVEPLTRIMLYVTEVPMWPKRILWFLLWNGTLERHPDLRLVFTEGTSDWVPASVSYLDYLYESKDFAHIRQVLPMKPSEYWQRQCYVGASSVSRAETDMRYDIGVENMMFGSDYPHVEGTWPRTYDWVRATLGGIPEDEQRLILGANAARLYRFDLDELDEIAQRVGIPVPDLAERFDSPALAHTQVDRPGAMLDHV; via the coding sequence ATGGAGCGCTTCGTGGTGATCTCGGCCGACTGTCACGCCGTCGGCCGCCCCGACGACTTCACGCCGTACCTCGAGTCGAAGTACTTCGACGCGTACGCGGAGTCGTGGGACAGGAGGGCCGAGTTCGCGGAGGGCCGCGCCAAGGCGTCGGAGGAGGGCGGGTTGCTGTTCTCGCGCGAGACGCTCGACGAGTACCACGGCCACGAGGAGACCGAAGCAGTCGCCGGCGGTACGGCAGGTCAGTGGGATTCCGAGCGACGCATCAAGGAGCTCGAGGACGACGGCGTCGTGGGTGAAGTCGTGTTCCCGAACGGTGGCCCGTTCGTGAGTGGACGCGGCGGTGAGCCGTACTCGCGGGAGCTCCGCACCGCGGGGCTGCTTGCGTACAACCGCTGGCTGGCCGATTTCTGCGCTCAGGCGAAGGGACGGCGCGCAGGGATCGCGCAGCTCCCGATCCACGACATCGACCTCGCGGTCGCGGAGATCCAGACGGCCGCGGCTGCCGGGCTGAAGGGCGTGTCGGTCCCGATCCTGTTCGACGATGCCGAGGCAGCACCGCTCTACCACGAGCGGTACGAACCACTGTGGGCCGCCTGCGCGGCGCAGGGAATGCCCGTGCACGTGCACGGCGGCGCCGGTCCCGACTACGGCGGTGGGGTCGAGCCACTCACGCGCATCATGCTGTACGTGACCGAGGTGCCGATGTGGCCCAAGCGCATCCTGTGGTTCCTCCTCTGGAACGGCACGCTCGAGCGCCACCCCGATCTGCGCCTCGTGTTCACCGAGGGCACCTCGGATTGGGTGCCGGCGTCGGTGAGCTACCTCGACTATCTCTACGAGTCCAAGGACTTCGCGCACATCCGACAGGTGCTCCCGATGAAGCCGAGCGAGTACTGGCAGCGTCAGTGCTACGTGGGTGCGTCGTCGGTGTCGCGCGCGGAAACCGACATGCGTTACGACATCGGCGTCGAGAACATGATGTTCGGGTCCGACTACCCGCACGTCGAAGGCACGTGGCCGCGCACGTACGACTGGGTACGCGCCACGCTCGGCGGCATCCCCGAGGACGAGCAACGGTTGATCCTGGGTGCGAACGCAGCGCGCCTCTACCGCTTCGACCTCGACGAGCTCGACGAGATCGCGCAGCGCGTCGGCATCCCGGTGCCCGACCTCGCCGAGCGGTTCGACAGCCCGGCGCTCGCGCACACCCAGGTCGACCGGCCCGGCGCCATGTTGGATCACGTCTGA
- a CDS encoding 2Fe-2S iron-sulfur cluster-binding protein — protein sequence MSASWDRVAFTCNGETIEVDCFPGESLLSVLRERLGIVSAKDGCAPQGQCGCCTVLVDGDPRVACVTPVIRVAGRVVTTVEGLEAAERAELAAGFADAGGSQCGFCTPGILVRAAWLRGKGRTARVDLDRALAAHLCRCTGWETVYEAIDRAAPRTSRARGDGATRRAVLEGGVPQRVGSEIPLGVGGFADDRAPRDALVAVPLPPGSEAPSIEAAGVRWVVADSLHEARTFAGKVQGRRTTVDLSWPLSLPVLPAGGVRLATGWVEPAYLEPDASWCEPGGTPASPLANGGAFGGKETSPVATAARELADATGRTVRVVFSREDVVRLGPKRPPIAGTAVFDGERVALEGVAAGPLDTYRTAIDWPYRIEEVGTWEQRSVPGPSTASHLRAVGLAERTVLVEGALTEAGVDRRGLVRDERVARVLLESCGCGSSGALAGAHVDLREDSSIARVAVRVAAGDPLDEVVLRSYAIGAAHMALGWVLTEGIAVDPVTGEVHDLTIRSFGVIRAKDTPPIDVEIANDPGPALARASDAVFAAVAAATWNAISEHAGTRPERFPARDTPAARRLRR from the coding sequence GTCCTCCGCGAGCGTCTCGGCATCGTGTCGGCGAAGGATGGCTGCGCGCCGCAGGGGCAGTGCGGGTGCTGCACGGTGCTCGTCGACGGCGATCCCCGCGTCGCGTGCGTCACCCCGGTGATCCGGGTCGCGGGGCGGGTGGTGACCACCGTCGAGGGTCTCGAGGCAGCCGAACGCGCGGAGCTCGCCGCGGGCTTCGCCGACGCCGGTGGCTCGCAGTGCGGGTTCTGCACGCCGGGCATCCTCGTGCGGGCGGCGTGGCTGCGTGGGAAGGGCCGTACCGCTCGCGTCGACCTCGACCGCGCGCTCGCCGCGCACCTGTGCCGCTGTACCGGCTGGGAGACGGTCTACGAGGCGATCGACCGCGCCGCGCCAAGAACTTCGCGCGCGCGCGGCGACGGCGCCACCCGGCGCGCCGTGCTCGAAGGCGGAGTGCCGCAGCGAGTTGGCTCGGAGATCCCGTTAGGCGTTGGTGGATTTGCCGACGACCGCGCGCCGCGCGATGCGCTCGTGGCGGTGCCGCTCCCTCCCGGTTCGGAGGCGCCGTCGATCGAAGCCGCCGGCGTTCGGTGGGTCGTTGCCGACTCACTGCACGAGGCGCGCACGTTCGCGGGCAAGGTGCAAGGGCGGCGCACCACCGTCGACCTCTCGTGGCCGCTCTCGCTCCCGGTGCTTCCGGCGGGCGGTGTGCGGCTCGCCACGGGATGGGTGGAGCCTGCGTACCTCGAGCCGGACGCGTCGTGGTGCGAACCGGGTGGTACGCCGGCGTCGCCGCTCGCGAACGGTGGCGCGTTCGGTGGGAAGGAGACGTCACCCGTTGCCACCGCCGCGCGCGAGCTCGCCGACGCGACTGGCCGCACGGTGCGTGTGGTGTTCTCGCGTGAAGACGTGGTGCGGCTCGGACCGAAGCGTCCACCGATCGCGGGCACCGCTGTCTTCGACGGCGAGCGCGTCGCGCTCGAAGGTGTCGCAGCCGGTCCGCTCGATACCTACCGCACCGCGATCGACTGGCCGTACCGCATCGAGGAAGTCGGAACGTGGGAGCAGCGATCTGTCCCCGGTCCTTCGACCGCGTCACACCTCCGTGCGGTGGGGCTGGCGGAACGGACCGTGCTCGTCGAAGGCGCTCTTACCGAAGCGGGAGTCGATCGCCGCGGCCTCGTACGCGACGAGCGCGTTGCCCGTGTGCTGCTCGAGTCGTGCGGGTGCGGTTCGAGTGGCGCGCTCGCTGGGGCGCATGTCGATCTACGGGAGGACAGTTCGATCGCGCGTGTCGCCGTGCGTGTGGCGGCAGGCGATCCGCTCGACGAGGTGGTGCTCCGCTCCTACGCGATCGGGGCCGCGCACATGGCGCTCGGGTGGGTGCTCACCGAGGGCATTGCGGTCGATCCGGTGACCGGCGAGGTGCACGACCTCACGATCCGTTCGTTCGGCGTGATCCGCGCCAAGGACACACCGCCGATCGACGTGGAGATCGCCAACGACCCCGGGCCCGCGCTCGCGCGGGCGTCCGATGCCGTGTTCGCCGCGGTCGCGGCCGCGACGTGGAACGCGATCAGTGAGCACGCGGGGACGCGTCCCGAGCGGTTCCCCGCCCGAGACACGCCCGCCGCGCGACGGCTACGCCGCTGA
- a CDS encoding glutamine synthetase family protein, which translates to MQHQSDYVLRTVEERGVRFVRLWFTDVLGSLKSFAITPAELETALEEGMTFDGSAIEGYTRVQESDMLAVPDPNTFEILPWRGDDAPVARMFCDIKHLSEEPFEGDPRHVLKRNLERARDKGFTFYVAPEMEFFIFESAKEPKPLDHAGFFDLTQLDMVSDLRRQTIVTLEAMGIPVEYSFHELGPSQHEIDLRYTDALTMADNVMTFRVVVKQVATDLGVYATFMPKPIEGAFGSGMHSHLSLFEGDVNAFHDSGDEYGLSEIGKCFIAGLLVHAREITAITNQTVNSYKRLIEGYEAPVHVCWARNNESALVRVPVPKKGKESSTRIEFRSPDPACNPYLAFSMMLAAGLRGIEKGYELPPEATNNIYEMTPEERAAEGIGSLPQSLAEAIAVMEDSELVAESLGEHVFDYFIRNKRREWSDYKSSVTPWELDRYLGSL; encoded by the coding sequence ATGCAGCACCAGTCCGACTACGTGCTCCGAACCGTCGAAGAACGAGGGGTCCGGTTCGTGCGGCTCTGGTTCACCGACGTGCTCGGTTCGCTCAAGAGCTTCGCCATCACGCCGGCGGAGCTCGAGACCGCGCTCGAGGAAGGCATGACCTTCGACGGGTCGGCGATCGAGGGTTACACGCGGGTCCAGGAATCCGACATGCTCGCCGTCCCCGACCCCAACACGTTCGAGATCCTCCCGTGGCGCGGCGACGACGCTCCGGTCGCGCGCATGTTCTGCGACATCAAGCACCTGTCGGAGGAGCCGTTCGAGGGTGACCCCCGGCATGTGTTGAAGCGCAATCTCGAACGAGCGCGCGACAAGGGCTTCACGTTCTATGTCGCGCCGGAGATGGAGTTCTTCATCTTCGAGTCGGCCAAGGAGCCCAAGCCACTCGACCACGCCGGGTTCTTCGACCTCACGCAGCTCGACATGGTGAGCGACTTGCGGCGCCAGACGATCGTGACGCTCGAGGCGATGGGCATCCCCGTCGAGTACAGCTTCCACGAGCTCGGTCCGAGCCAGCACGAGATCGACCTGCGCTACACCGACGCGCTCACGATGGCCGACAACGTGATGACGTTCCGAGTCGTCGTCAAGCAGGTGGCGACGGATCTCGGCGTGTACGCGACGTTCATGCCCAAGCCGATCGAGGGCGCGTTCGGGTCCGGGATGCACTCGCATCTGTCGCTGTTCGAGGGCGACGTCAACGCCTTCCACGACTCGGGCGACGAGTACGGCCTGTCCGAGATCGGCAAGTGCTTCATCGCGGGTTTGCTCGTCCACGCGCGCGAGATCACTGCGATCACGAACCAGACGGTGAACTCCTACAAGCGGCTGATCGAGGGGTACGAGGCCCCGGTGCACGTGTGCTGGGCGCGCAACAACGAATCCGCACTCGTCCGTGTGCCGGTGCCCAAGAAGGGCAAGGAGAGCTCGACGCGGATCGAATTCCGTTCTCCCGACCCCGCGTGCAACCCGTACCTCGCGTTCTCGATGATGCTCGCGGCCGGGCTCCGCGGCATCGAGAAGGGCTACGAGCTCCCCCCCGAAGCCACGAACAACATCTACGAGATGACCCCGGAGGAACGCGCTGCGGAGGGCATCGGTTCTCTACCGCAAAGCCTCGCCGAAGCGATTGCTGTCATGGAAGACTCGGAGCTCGTGGCCGAGTCATTGGGTGAGCACGTGTTCGACTACTTCATCCGCAACAAGCGGCGCGAGTGGAGCGACTACAAGAGCAGCGTCACGCCGTGGGAGCTCGATCGGTACCTGGGATCGCTGTGA
- a CDS encoding DUF5989 family protein: MRRVRHSARLGGEFVRYAVSNRAWWVVPLVLLLAVVALAVVAGQAAAPYTLYTLF, encoded by the coding sequence GTGCGCAGAGTGCGCCACTCGGCACGCTTGGGGGGAGAGTTCGTCCGCTACGCGGTTTCCAACCGCGCCTGGTGGGTGGTACCACTCGTGCTCCTCCTCGCAGTTGTGGCGCTCGCGGTCGTCGCCGGGCAGGCAGCGGCGCCGTACACGCTGTACACGTTGTTCTGA
- a CDS encoding type II toxin-antitoxin system VapC family toxin encodes MPHGTLVDTNVLLDVLTEDETCFAGSMEALADAAEVGPLWINPIIYAEVSVRFSRIEDLEEALPPEDYRRAQLPWEAAFLAGKAFLDYRRSGGTRTSTLPDFYIGAHAAVDDMSLLTRDGARYRTYFPTVQLITPHT; translated from the coding sequence GTGCCGCACGGGACGCTCGTCGACACCAACGTGTTGCTTGACGTGCTCACCGAGGACGAGACCTGTTTCGCCGGGTCGATGGAAGCGTTGGCCGACGCTGCCGAGGTGGGGCCGCTGTGGATCAACCCGATCATCTACGCCGAGGTGTCGGTGCGGTTCTCGCGGATCGAGGACCTCGAGGAGGCGCTGCCGCCCGAGGACTACCGGCGAGCGCAGCTTCCGTGGGAGGCGGCGTTCCTGGCCGGCAAGGCGTTCCTCGACTACCGCCGCAGCGGCGGCACGAGGACGTCGACCCTGCCGGACTTCTACATCGGGGCGCACGCCGCCGTCGACGACATGTCGCTGCTGACCCGCGACGGCGCCCGCTACCGTACCTACTTCCCGACGGTGCAACTCATCACGCCCCACACCTGA